In Tachypleus tridentatus isolate NWPU-2018 chromosome 7, ASM421037v1, whole genome shotgun sequence, a genomic segment contains:
- the LOC143258148 gene encoding uncharacterized protein LOC143258148, which produces MKFLIVFLGLLAYTHGGLLGAGLVGPAGVVPFAFAPAAVDLIALAPAALAPIAAFDAIGAVAVAQCLAVRGISRWSRLGSWSWCLRTWSGRTRIWLWSRLRESFITLKPLL; this is translated from the exons ATGAAATTTCTT ATCGTTTTTCTCGGTCTTCTCGCCTACACCCATGGTGGTCTGCTAGGCGCTGGTCTTGTAGGACCAGCTGGTGTTGTACCTTTTGCATTCGCTCCCGCTGCTGTTGATCTTATTGCCTTAGCTCCCGCTGCCCTAGCACCTATCGCTGCCTTTGATGCAATTGGCGCTGTTGCCGTTGCTCAATGTTTGGCTGTACGTGGCATTTCACGGTGGAGTAGGCTTGGGTCTTGGAGTTGGTGCCTGCGGACTTGGTCTGGGAGAACTAGGATATGGCTATGGTCTCGGCTTAGAGAAAGCTTTATTACATTAAAGCCCCTACTTtga